The following are encoded in a window of Lactobacillus panisapium genomic DNA:
- a CDS encoding JAB domain-containing protein, whose translation MKIMKSKHYLINTDMELLSTLFGQLKEEGITEFEQLIQKIKGLGLNDFNDLFKYLSGANCPENIAIISEDLLERLRMASFDRDDVLTSSNEVGMYLTNKLANRKQEELWAFYIDNSNHIIAEKCLFRGTLDKSVAHPREIFRWAVIYPCAGIFVVHNHPSGNLIPSQSDLELTKMLQKASEMMHVDFLDHFIVGKGRYLSMREHQLF comes from the coding sequence ATGAAAATTATGAAGTCCAAGCACTATTTAATTAATACGGATATGGAATTGTTGAGTACTTTATTTGGTCAATTAAAGGAAGAGGGAATTACTGAATTTGAACAACTAATCCAAAAAATAAAAGGATTAGGGTTAAATGATTTTAACGATTTATTTAAATATTTATCGGGCGCAAATTGTCCTGAGAACATAGCTATTATAAGTGAAGATTTGCTTGAAAGATTGCGAATGGCCTCATTTGATCGTGATGATGTGTTGACTTCTAGTAATGAGGTAGGCATGTATCTGACTAATAAATTAGCCAATCGCAAGCAAGAAGAACTGTGGGCTTTTTATATTGATAACAGCAATCATATTATTGCTGAAAAATGTCTGTTTAGGGGAACTTTGGATAAATCTGTTGCACATCCACGTGAGATTTTCCGCTGGGCAGTAATATATCCTTGTGCAGGTATATTCGTAGTTCACAATCATCCCAGTGGTAACTTGATTCCTTCACAAAGTGATTTGGAATTAACCAAAATGTTGCAAAAAGCATCAGAGATGATGCATGTTGATTTTTTAGACCATTTTATTGTAGGAAAAGGGCGTTATTTAAGTATGCGCGAACACCAATTGTTTTAA
- the mraY gene encoding phospho-N-acetylmuramoyl-pentapeptide-transferase: MLVISIIALVSSLVLTGIFLPWMIIFMRSHHEGQEIRDEGPKWHEKKSGTPTMGGVVFVLSTVISTVWVACWQNQLNKLIWILLISLLGYGIIGFLDDGIKLFYKRNLGLKAWQKFALQILIAVIIIGIAATDHFSFGLYIPFIGTVTSVVLFTIFEIFWLVGFSNAVNLSDGLDGLATGLSIIAYATYAYLALKQKNFAVLIFCMSVIGGLISFFIFNHKPAKIFMGDAGSLALGGGLAAVSLFLNRPWSLLLIGIVFVCETASVILQVISYQTTGKRIFKMTPIHHHFEMLGYSEWKVDIIFWIVGLIGSILYLIIWG; the protein is encoded by the coding sequence ATGCTAGTAATCAGCATCATTGCATTAGTTAGTTCATTAGTCTTAACCGGTATTTTTTTACCGTGGATGATTATTTTTATGCGGAGCCATCATGAAGGACAAGAAATTCGAGATGAAGGTCCAAAGTGGCACGAAAAAAAATCAGGAACGCCAACGATGGGTGGTGTTGTTTTTGTTCTTTCGACGGTTATTTCCACCGTATGGGTTGCCTGCTGGCAAAATCAATTAAATAAATTAATCTGGATTTTATTAATCAGTTTATTAGGATACGGTATTATTGGCTTTTTAGACGATGGTATTAAGCTATTTTATAAACGCAATCTTGGATTAAAAGCCTGGCAAAAGTTTGCACTACAGATTTTGATTGCAGTCATTATTATTGGTATTGCAGCAACGGATCACTTTAGTTTTGGTCTATATATTCCCTTTATTGGCACTGTCACTAGCGTTGTTCTATTCACAATTTTTGAAATTTTCTGGCTGGTTGGCTTTTCAAACGCAGTTAACTTGTCAGATGGGTTAGATGGGCTAGCAACAGGGTTATCAATCATTGCATATGCGACATATGCCTATTTGGCTCTTAAGCAAAAGAATTTTGCGGTTCTCATTTTCTGTATGAGTGTTATCGGCGGTTTAATTTCATTTTTTATTTTTAACCATAAACCTGCTAAAATTTTTATGGGTGATGCCGGCTCCTTAGCACTTGGTGGCGGATTAGCTGCTGTTAGTTTATTCTTAAATAGACCGTGGTCATTGCTTTTGATTGGAATTGTTTTTGTTTGCGAAACGGCTAGTGTAATTCTTCAAGTTATTTCTTACCAAACTACAGGCAAAAGAATATTCAAAATGACGCCGATCCATCACCATTTTGAGATGCTTGGCTATTCCGAATGGAAAGTTGATATCATTTTTTGGATTGTTGGTTTAATTGGTAGTATTTTATATTTAATAATTTGGGGTTAA
- a CDS encoding DUF3397 domain-containing protein — MLLIFLLPLIGIFLAVLLNRLFPKAQFHGYDILPFFLVIACHLIVVQEKRPEFLPYGFLLFFILVIIIAISEAVKNKNISLGKIFREIWDFLTMNTIFWYIGLLFMMI; from the coding sequence ATGCTTTTAATTTTTTTATTACCACTTATTGGGATTTTTTTGGCAGTTTTATTAAATAGGCTTTTTCCAAAAGCACAGTTTCATGGGTATGATATTCTCCCATTTTTCTTAGTGATTGCCTGCCACTTAATTGTGGTTCAGGAAAAAAGACCTGAATTTTTACCATACGGATTTTTGTTGTTTTTTATTTTAGTAATAATAATCGCAATATCCGAGGCAGTTAAAAACAAAAATATTTCTTTGGGCAAAATTTTTCGTGAAATCTGGGACTTTCTCACCATGAACACGATATTCTGGTACATCGGATTATTATTTATGATGATTTAA
- a CDS encoding HAD family hydrolase: MRIENSTDEINGVLFDMDGLLVNSEELYWQANIQASHEANLSTPDDMYLKLVGSTNNDMQNFYNEYFESNAQRDQFIKRTDELVWQWTDQGKLKLRPGVQETLDFLYERDIPMAIVTSNTENVVEHNLWVTGTRNYFQFHLNYDDVLKNYVRPKPAPDIYLLAAKKIGVAKTNLLAFEDSSPGLQSAVNAGIKCMMVPELIPASKKDHEIATCICKDFFAVLKQFR; the protein is encoded by the coding sequence ATGAGGATAGAAAACAGCACTGACGAAATTAATGGTGTGCTTTTTGATATGGATGGCTTACTGGTTAATTCAGAAGAATTATACTGGCAGGCGAATATTCAAGCGTCTCATGAAGCCAATTTATCAACTCCAGATGATATGTACTTAAAATTGGTTGGTTCAACTAATAATGATATGCAAAATTTTTATAATGAGTATTTTGAAAGTAATGCTCAACGTGATCAGTTTATTAAAAGAACTGATGAACTGGTGTGGCAATGGACTGACCAGGGTAAGCTGAAGCTGCGTCCGGGAGTGCAAGAAACTTTAGATTTTTTGTATGAGCGTGACATACCGATGGCTATTGTCACTAGTAATACAGAGAATGTGGTAGAGCATAATTTATGGGTGACGGGAACGCGAAATTATTTTCAGTTTCACTTAAATTATGATGACGTTTTAAAAAATTACGTTAGGCCTAAACCAGCACCGGATATTTACTTGTTGGCTGCCAAAAAGATTGGGGTTGCAAAAACTAATTTGCTGGCATTTGAAGATTCTTCACCAGGGCTGCAATCAGCGGTAAATGCTGGAATCAAATGCATGATGGTTCCAGAACTAATACCGGCTAGCAAAAAGGATCATGAAATTGCCACGTGCATTTGTAAAGACTTTTTTGCAGTTTTAAAGCAATTTCGGTGA
- the mreC gene encoding rod shape-determining protein MreC — MKKFLQNKKLLSVCIAVIVIFSIIGGSVSLRNKRSTPLVVQSFGNDIVAVGARIVDFPIGLVSGSFNTVHDLLNTQNENNYLKSRVTELEQTKTRNASLEAENRQLKEALKVKKTLTDFDMINASVISRSPDSWTDLLVINKGATAGLKKNMAVMSGGGVIGRIIEVSAASAKVELITATDKSANRFAVEAEATNGKKVHGIITVIGNKTLAFTQAIDSKKLKQGTKIYTSGMGGNSPKGLLVGKVATTTHDSFGLSDLIRIDPAGELNDPSVVTVIKRTVTD; from the coding sequence ATGAAGAAGTTTCTACAAAACAAAAAATTATTATCAGTTTGTATTGCCGTTATCGTGATTTTTTCAATCATTGGCGGATCTGTAAGCTTGCGGAATAAAAGAAGCACACCATTAGTTGTTCAAAGCTTTGGCAATGATATTGTTGCTGTAGGAGCAAGAATTGTTGATTTTCCAATTGGACTTGTCTCTGGCAGTTTTAACACGGTTCATGACTTACTAAATACACAAAATGAAAATAATTATCTGAAAAGTCGGGTAACAGAGTTAGAACAAACGAAGACACGGAATGCCAGTCTAGAGGCTGAAAATCGTCAATTAAAAGAAGCGTTAAAAGTGAAGAAGACTCTAACCGACTTTGATATGATTAATGCTTCTGTGATTTCTCGTTCACCTGATAGTTGGACAGATTTACTTGTGATTAATAAAGGTGCAACTGCTGGCCTCAAGAAAAATATGGCGGTTATGTCTGGTGGCGGTGTTATCGGTCGGATTATTGAAGTCAGTGCAGCTTCAGCAAAGGTTGAATTGATTACTGCGACTGATAAGTCTGCTAACCGGTTTGCTGTCGAAGCAGAAGCAACCAATGGCAAAAAGGTTCATGGCATAATTACTGTTATTGGCAATAAAACTTTAGCTTTCACTCAAGCAATTGATAGCAAAAAGCTAAAACAGGGGACTAAAATTTATACCAGTGGAATGGGTGGTAATTCTCCTAAGGGATTATTAGTTGGTAAAGTAGCAACTACGACTCATGATTCCTTTGGCTTATCAGATTTAATTAGAATAGACCCAGCTGGTGAATTGAACGATCCGTCTGTTGTAACCGTTATTAAAAGGACGGTGACGGATTAA
- a CDS encoding rod shape-determining protein: MFGLGAKNIGIDLGTANTLVYMEGKGIVLREPSVVAKNTQTNKVIAVGSEAREMIGRTPSSIVAIRPMKDGVIADYDTTASMLKYFIEKTVGNAKPSVMICVPSGVTEVEKRAVIDAARVAGAREAYVIEEPFAAAIGAGLPVMDPTGSMVVDIGGGTTDVATISLGGIVSSTSIRQAGDKFNAAIVNYVHSNFNLLIGERTAEDIKIQIGSASVDKAKDIEAVNIRGRDLVTGLPKSVDVKAVDVSEAIQDVVQDIIVAIKETLEQTSPEIAADVIDHGIVLTGGGALLKNLPDVISEATKVPVFIAQDPLDCVAIGTGESLKNIEVMRRSRR; encoded by the coding sequence GTGTTTGGATTAGGAGCAAAAAACATTGGCATCGATTTAGGAACCGCCAATACGCTTGTCTATATGGAAGGCAAAGGTATTGTATTAAGGGAGCCTTCCGTTGTTGCCAAAAATACACAAACTAATAAAGTGATTGCTGTCGGTTCAGAAGCAAGAGAAATGATTGGTAGAACACCATCATCAATTGTTGCAATTCGACCAATGAAAGACGGTGTGATTGCGGATTATGATACAACCGCATCGATGCTCAAGTACTTTATTGAAAAAACAGTTGGTAACGCGAAACCTTCAGTAATGATTTGCGTTCCTTCAGGAGTAACTGAAGTAGAAAAGCGGGCTGTCATCGATGCCGCTCGTGTTGCTGGTGCTCGTGAAGCTTATGTAATTGAAGAACCTTTTGCCGCAGCTATTGGTGCCGGTCTTCCAGTAATGGACCCAACTGGCTCAATGGTTGTTGATATTGGTGGGGGAACAACTGATGTTGCTACTATTTCGTTAGGCGGGATAGTTTCTTCAACTTCAATTCGTCAAGCTGGTGATAAGTTTAATGCTGCTATTGTGAATTACGTTCACTCAAACTTTAACTTGCTTATTGGTGAACGGACAGCTGAAGATATTAAAATCCAGATTGGCTCAGCTTCGGTTGATAAAGCAAAGGATATTGAGGCAGTGAATATTCGCGGACGTGATTTAGTCACGGGTCTGCCAAAATCCGTTGATGTAAAAGCTGTCGATGTTTCTGAGGCAATTCAGGATGTTGTCCAAGATATTATTGTTGCAATTAAAGAAACACTTGAGCAAACTTCACCAGAAATTGCTGCTGATGTGATTGATCACGGAATAGTTTTAACTGGTGGTGGCGCACTGCTTAAGAACTTACCAGATGTAATTTCAGAAGCTACTAAAGTTCCTGTCTTTATTGCCCAAGATCCGCTTGACTGTGTTGCAATCGGCACCGGCGAGTCTCTTAAAAATATCGAAGTAATGCGTAGAAGTCGCAGATAA
- the ftsL gene encoding cell division protein FtsL has protein sequence MADSLARKVEFNPNKQQEPEQRKRQVLDHSRVAWNGLEKFLLVLGTIITLGLMTLLVSSSISATSAQHELTSVQRAVAKGQNQVSDLHQELGELTSSARMNKIAKSKGLTLIEKNIRTIR, from the coding sequence ATGGCTGATAGTTTAGCAAGAAAAGTAGAATTTAATCCTAATAAACAACAAGAGCCCGAGCAACGAAAAAGACAGGTCTTAGATCATAGTCGCGTTGCTTGGAATGGCCTAGAAAAGTTTTTACTTGTTCTAGGAACCATTATTACACTGGGATTAATGACCCTATTAGTTTCTTCAAGCATTTCTGCCACTTCAGCACAACATGAATTAACCAGTGTGCAACGTGCAGTTGCAAAAGGGCAAAATCAAGTTAGTGATTTACATCAAGAATTAGGTGAGTTAACCTCAAGTGCAAGAATGAATAAAATTGCTAAGAGTAAAGGGTTGACTCTAATTGAAAAAAATATTAGGACTATTCGCTAA
- the mraZ gene encoding division/cell wall cluster transcriptional repressor MraZ → MFMGEYHHNLDSKGRLIIPARLRTQIGDKMIFTRGMEGCIFGYTTEAWQKIEAKLAQLPLTKRNARSFTRLFYSGAMECEFDKQGRVNLTTTLKKHASLIKECVIVGVSDRIEIWSKERWEEFSDQANDNYDDIAEDLDDIEL, encoded by the coding sequence ATGTTCATGGGTGAATATCATCACAATCTTGACAGTAAAGGGCGGTTAATTATTCCCGCTCGTTTGCGTACTCAGATTGGTGACAAGATGATTTTTACTCGTGGAATGGAAGGCTGCATTTTTGGCTATACTACTGAAGCATGGCAAAAAATTGAGGCTAAGTTAGCACAACTTCCGTTGACTAAGAGAAATGCGCGTAGTTTTACGCGTTTGTTCTACTCTGGTGCAATGGAATGCGAATTCGATAAGCAGGGACGTGTTAATCTGACCACAACACTGAAGAAACACGCATCCCTGATTAAAGAATGTGTCATTGTTGGCGTTTCAGACCGGATTGAAATTTGGTCAAAAGAACGTTGGGAAGAATTTAGCGACCAAGCTAATGATAACTATGATGACATCGCAGAAGATTTGGACGATATTGAGCTTTAA
- a CDS encoding DUF4044 domain-containing protein, whose translation MARKHKKKKSGFERLTIFMAWLMAIITLAAVLVNVLMGLGIFE comes from the coding sequence ATGGCACGGAAACACAAAAAGAAAAAATCAGGTTTTGAAAGATTAACTATCTTCATGGCTTGGCTAATGGCAATTATAACCTTAGCGGCTGTTTTAGTTAACGTTTTAATGGGCCTGGGAATTTTCGAATAA
- a CDS encoding penicillin-binding protein, with protein sequence MKKHNSNLNSQKSKAHKYRFTVGRFLQVAVALVFLVFIGRFLYIGISKTVSGEDLTKKTEQLYMRNQVLKATRGTIYDRNGLAVAQDSHLYTVYAILDKSSINYKNKPEYVVNKEETAAKLAKVLPLSSSQILHYLNPAQPVFQVQFGTAGIGLTKKQKDQIEKMKLPGIKFFETQSRLYPNGNFASHVIGIASPEYDKKKRTQNLVGTMGLEAWYNDELSGKDGYQISSVDASNFQTPNSVQNFQPPKNGNNLYLTIDSQLQEYLESRLSYVQNNFAPVSMTAVVEDMKTGKILAASQRPTFNPQTKKGIEHSYRNILVQDTYEPGSVFKVLTLSAAVNSGSYHPNQYYNSGSVTVSGSVIHDWQPHGWGSIPFSQAFPRSSNTGFVHIEQQMGAKTWRKYLNKFHIGQKTNVTLPGEQPGLIAFKSPIDQAVTSFGQGVNVNVMQMMQAFSSLANDGQMVKPQFVEKITNAEGKTISGYQVKNVGQPIYSKETAQVVLANMRRVLNKQIGTGSVYRIKGESIAVKTGTAQIANLKGGGYLKGDNNYTFSVVGVTPAKHPRYCIYITVKQPRKMTKPAEVILSSIFKPVMNRVILMSKNEVDDSTIVKIPNFTGMTYSEAQKKARQLGLRLAKIGSGDKITEQSIKQNQKQEAGKRMFVMTSGKITCPNMKNWTIDDLHQFADLTGAKITIQGSGVVQEQSRSVNSTIKSGTKIKVKLKE encoded by the coding sequence ATGAAAAAGCACAATAGTAATTTAAATTCGCAAAAATCCAAAGCTCACAAATACCGTTTTACAGTAGGTAGATTCCTCCAGGTAGCCGTAGCTTTGGTTTTTCTTGTATTTATAGGCAGATTTTTGTATATTGGAATCTCCAAGACTGTTAGTGGAGAAGATTTAACTAAAAAGACAGAACAGCTTTATATGCGTAATCAAGTTCTGAAGGCAACTAGGGGAACGATTTATGATCGAAATGGTTTAGCGGTTGCACAGGACTCGCATCTATATACTGTTTATGCCATCTTGGATAAGTCTTCGATCAATTATAAAAATAAGCCTGAATACGTTGTAAATAAAGAAGAAACGGCTGCCAAGTTAGCTAAGGTGCTGCCATTATCAAGTAGTCAAATACTGCATTATTTGAATCCTGCTCAGCCTGTTTTTCAAGTTCAATTTGGGACTGCGGGAATTGGTTTAACCAAGAAGCAAAAGGATCAAATTGAAAAGATGAAGCTTCCGGGAATTAAATTCTTCGAAACGCAATCGCGCCTATATCCTAACGGTAATTTTGCTTCTCATGTGATTGGGATAGCAAGCCCCGAATATGATAAGAAGAAGCGAACTCAGAACTTAGTCGGTACAATGGGTTTGGAAGCCTGGTATAACGATGAACTATCTGGTAAGGATGGTTATCAAATTTCATCAGTCGATGCGTCTAATTTTCAAACTCCGAATAGTGTTCAAAACTTCCAACCACCCAAGAATGGTAATAATCTTTACCTAACTATTGATTCTCAACTTCAAGAATATCTTGAAAGTCGCTTGTCGTATGTTCAAAATAATTTTGCCCCAGTTTCAATGACGGCTGTGGTTGAAGACATGAAAACGGGTAAGATTTTGGCTGCTTCACAAAGGCCAACTTTTAATCCGCAAACAAAAAAGGGCATAGAACATTCTTACCGTAACATTTTAGTGCAAGATACTTATGAACCGGGTTCAGTTTTCAAGGTATTAACGCTATCTGCGGCAGTTAATAGTGGCAGTTACCATCCAAATCAGTACTACAATTCAGGATCAGTCACGGTTAGTGGTTCTGTAATTCATGACTGGCAACCGCATGGCTGGGGTAGTATTCCATTTTCTCAAGCATTCCCACGTTCCAGTAATACCGGGTTTGTTCACATTGAGCAACAAATGGGTGCAAAAACTTGGCGTAAATATCTGAATAAATTTCATATTGGGCAAAAAACGAATGTAACGTTACCAGGGGAACAACCAGGTTTAATTGCGTTTAAGTCGCCAATTGACCAAGCGGTTACCAGTTTTGGTCAAGGTGTTAACGTCAATGTGATGCAAATGATGCAGGCATTCAGCAGTTTGGCTAATGATGGTCAAATGGTTAAGCCCCAATTCGTTGAGAAAATTACTAATGCGGAAGGCAAAACAATTTCTGGCTACCAAGTAAAAAATGTTGGCCAACCGATTTATTCAAAAGAGACGGCTCAAGTTGTTTTGGCAAATATGCGGCGGGTCTTAAATAAACAAATTGGGACAGGTTCTGTTTACCGCATTAAAGGTGAAAGTATTGCCGTTAAAACTGGTACGGCGCAAATTGCTAATCTTAAAGGTGGAGGCTACCTCAAGGGCGATAACAATTATACTTTTTCAGTTGTCGGTGTGACACCAGCTAAGCATCCGCGGTATTGTATCTATATTACTGTAAAGCAGCCACGTAAAATGACTAAACCAGCAGAAGTAATCTTGTCATCAATTTTTAAGCCAGTGATGAACCGGGTCATTTTAATGTCGAAAAATGAGGTCGATGATTCAACGATTGTTAAAATACCTAACTTCACAGGAATGACTTATTCTGAGGCACAAAAAAAGGCTCGTCAACTGGGCTTAAGGCTTGCCAAGATAGGTAGTGGTGATAAAATAACTGAACAGTCAATTAAACAGAACCAGAAGCAAGAAGCCGGAAAGCGAATGTTTGTTATGACTTCCGGCAAGATTACTTGTCCAAATATGAAAAACTGGACAATTGACGATTTGCACCAGTTTGCTGACTTGACTGGCGCAAAAATTACAATTCAGGGAAGTGGCGTCGTGCAAGAGCAAAGTCGTTCCGTGAATTCAACCATAAAGTCGGGAACAAAAATCAAAGTTAAATTAAAGGAGTAG
- a CDS encoding bifunctional folylpolyglutamate synthase/dihydrofolate synthase: MNFTNTQDVISYLYSLPKFHEKADLSYIKRTLAALHNPQDKVKTVHVTGTNGKGSTCYYLSNLLQKAGQKTGLFVSPYVFEFNERIQLNGQNISDDRLIDLANQIEKVLSKIRQTEPDFALATFEYEVAMAFLYFAQEKCDFAVIEVGIGGEHDKTNVITPEVSIITTVGLDHEQIIGPTLEDIAREKSGIIKKNRPVVLGNIPEEVLQIILAKANDENAPVKLWNKNFRMETEQNKDMIYRDGNSTLSFTARPRVEGIDISVAVRAFKLFNLKLTDLQIERAINETVIPGRYQILATKPLIILDGAHNIQAMKNLLTFAHEQQQKRHGTIRILIMMMKDKDLTEVFALFKPTDRVMLTTIDYPRAAKEADFPPEVRGKYEYHSDWQKTYTQMRQASQANDILLVTGSFYLVGNILQMEEKNEDRKQH, translated from the coding sequence GTGAATTTTACCAATACTCAAGATGTGATTAGTTATTTATATTCGCTACCGAAGTTTCATGAAAAAGCAGATTTATCATACATTAAAAGAACTTTGGCTGCTTTACACAATCCTCAGGATAAAGTAAAAACCGTTCATGTCACGGGCACTAATGGTAAGGGTTCAACTTGTTATTATTTAAGTAATTTGTTGCAAAAGGCTGGTCAAAAGACCGGTCTTTTTGTTTCACCCTATGTTTTCGAATTTAATGAACGAATTCAGTTAAATGGACAAAACATCAGTGATGACCGTCTCATTGATTTGGCTAATCAGATTGAAAAAGTTCTTAGCAAGATTCGTCAAACTGAACCTGACTTTGCATTAGCGACTTTTGAATATGAAGTGGCGATGGCTTTTCTTTATTTTGCTCAGGAAAAGTGCGACTTTGCCGTGATTGAAGTAGGCATCGGTGGTGAACATGACAAAACTAATGTGATTACCCCAGAAGTAAGTATCATCACAACAGTAGGGCTTGATCACGAACAAATTATTGGCCCAACACTTGAGGATATTGCTCGCGAAAAAAGTGGCATTATCAAGAAAAATCGGCCGGTAGTTTTAGGCAATATTCCCGAAGAAGTATTACAAATTATTTTAGCTAAGGCCAATGACGAAAATGCCCCTGTGAAGCTCTGGAACAAGAATTTTAGAATGGAAACTGAGCAAAATAAGGACATGATATATCGTGACGGAAACAGCACCCTATCTTTTACCGCCCGGCCTAGAGTAGAAGGAATTGATATTTCCGTGGCTGTTCGGGCTTTTAAGTTATTCAATTTGAAGTTAACTGATCTTCAAATTGAAAGAGCAATTAATGAAACTGTTATTCCAGGTCGCTATCAAATTTTGGCGACCAAACCGCTAATTATTCTTGATGGTGCTCATAATATTCAAGCAATGAAAAATCTGTTAACTTTTGCTCACGAGCAGCAGCAAAAACGGCATGGAACAATTAGAATTTTAATCATGATGATGAAAGATAAAGATTTAACAGAAGTTTTTGCTCTATTTAAACCTACTGACCGCGTCATGCTTACGACAATTGACTATCCACGGGCGGCTAAAGAAGCCGATTTTCCACCAGAAGTTCGGGGAAAATACGAATATCATTCGGATTGGCAAAAAACCTATACCCAGATGAGACAAGCTAGCCAGGCAAATGATATACTGCTAGTAACAGGTTCATTTTATTTGGTGGGCAATATCCTGCAAATGGAGGAAAAGAATGAGGATAGAAAACAGCACTGA
- the mreD gene encoding rod shape-determining protein MreD, protein MRSLRKFTLALWLFVALVLNGSLSMYLHPFFNVGVNQLMPIGMMLIALFDDTNSKELWLAIGAGVISDIYFFGVLGLYSVCLPCVCWLLQKVARFFPEVFWVRLIAVLLGTILINSYNWLVLNLMGISNISVSALLGSFLPTIGWSLVFAVVTYKIWGSLADNFPFMVKLENYQN, encoded by the coding sequence ATGCGTTCTTTACGAAAATTTACGCTGGCTCTATGGTTATTTGTGGCCTTAGTTTTAAATGGTAGTCTATCAATGTACTTGCATCCTTTTTTCAACGTGGGTGTAAATCAACTAATGCCGATTGGGATGATGTTGATTGCCTTATTTGATGACACTAATTCCAAAGAATTATGGTTAGCCATAGGAGCAGGTGTAATTAGTGACATTTACTTTTTTGGTGTTTTAGGACTTTATTCTGTTTGCTTGCCTTGTGTGTGCTGGCTATTGCAAAAGGTTGCACGGTTCTTTCCCGAAGTTTTTTGGGTAAGGCTGATAGCAGTCTTACTAGGTACAATATTAATTAATAGTTATAATTGGTTAGTTTTGAACTTAATGGGTATCAGCAACATTTCCGTTTCTGCATTACTTGGCAGTTTTTTGCCAACTATTGGTTGGTCACTTGTATTTGCAGTAGTTACGTATAAAATTTGGGGCAGTCTAGCTGATAATTTTCCATTTATGGTAAAACTCGAAAATTATCAAAATTAA
- the rsmH gene encoding 16S rRNA (cytosine(1402)-N(4))-methyltransferase RsmH, with protein sequence MEFKHTSVLLHETIENLKPHDGGLYVDATFGGGGHAKYLLSKIDRGTLIGFDQDEYAIKSAQLNFADLLNPDSEPKLELVHDNFSHLKENLVDLGYQNGIDGIYYDLGVSSPQFDQAGRGFSYRFDARLDMRMDQSQELDAYQLVNNSSQKELANILYKFGDEKYSRQISRKIVERRQKKPIETTFELVEVIKEAIPAFARRTGGHPAKKTFQALRVAVNHELDVLQESLEEAIELLKPSGRISVITFQSDEDKIVKNIFKKYSEVEVPRGMPMIPDSMKPTLRLVNRKPIIASDEELKNNNRSHSAKLRVAEKL encoded by the coding sequence ATGGAATTCAAACACACCAGTGTACTCTTACATGAAACAATTGAAAATTTAAAACCCCATGATGGTGGTCTTTACGTAGACGCAACTTTCGGTGGTGGCGGACATGCAAAATATTTGCTAAGCAAAATTGATCGAGGAACACTAATTGGTTTCGATCAAGATGAATATGCAATAAAGTCAGCACAGTTAAACTTTGCGGATTTGTTAAATCCTGATAGTGAACCCAAGTTAGAGCTTGTACACGACAATTTTAGTCATTTGAAGGAGAACCTAGTAGATCTTGGTTATCAAAATGGCATTGACGGTATATACTATGATTTGGGGGTTTCATCTCCTCAATTTGATCAAGCAGGACGCGGCTTTTCATACCGTTTCGATGCTAGACTAGATATGAGAATGGATCAAAGCCAAGAACTTGATGCATACCAATTAGTTAACAATTCGAGTCAGAAAGAATTAGCTAATATTTTGTATAAGTTTGGGGATGAAAAATATTCCCGCCAAATTTCTCGCAAAATCGTCGAAAGAAGACAAAAGAAACCAATAGAAACAACTTTTGAATTGGTAGAGGTTATTAAGGAAGCAATTCCTGCGTTTGCACGCCGGACTGGAGGGCATCCTGCAAAGAAGACATTTCAAGCTTTAAGAGTAGCAGTTAACCACGAACTTGATGTTTTGCAGGAATCACTTGAAGAAGCCATTGAGCTTTTGAAGCCAAGCGGTAGAATTAGTGTGATAACTTTTCAGTCTGACGAAGACAAAATCGTAAAAAACATTTTTAAGAAATACTCAGAAGTTGAAGTTCCGAGAGGAATGCCGATGATACCAGATAGTATGAAGCCAACACTTCGCTTGGTTAATCGAAAACCAATCATTGCTTCAGATGAAGAGTTAAAAAACAATAACCGCTCACACAGTGCAAAGTTGCGGGTTGCGGAAAAATTGTGA